In one Bacillus thuringiensis genomic region, the following are encoded:
- the ilvC gene encoding ketol-acid reductoisomerase, whose protein sequence is MAKVYYEKDVTVNVLKEKKVAIIGYGSQGHAHAQNLRDNGFDVVVGLRKGKSWDKANEDGFSVYTVAEAAEKADVVMILLPDELQPEVYEAEIAPNLQAGNSLVFAHGFNVHFDQVKPPANVDVFLVAPKGPGHLVRRTFAEGGAVPALFAVYQDATGVATEKALSYADGIGATRAGVLETTFKEETETDLFGEQAVLCGGVTALVKAGFETLVDAGYQPELAYFECLHELKLIVDLMYEGGLENMRYSVSDTAQWGDFVSGPRVVTEDTKKAMGTVLAEIQDGTFARGWIAEHKAGRPNFHATNEKENEHEIEVVGRKLREMMPFVQPRVKVGIK, encoded by the coding sequence ATGGCAAAAGTTTATTATGAGAAAGATGTAACAGTAAATGTATTAAAAGAAAAGAAAGTAGCAATCATCGGATATGGCTCGCAAGGTCATGCGCATGCGCAAAATTTACGTGATAACGGATTTGATGTAGTAGTAGGTTTAAGAAAGGGTAAGTCTTGGGATAAAGCGAATGAAGATGGGTTTTCTGTATATACAGTAGCAGAAGCAGCGGAAAAAGCTGATGTAGTAATGATTCTACTGCCTGATGAATTACAACCAGAAGTATATGAAGCTGAAATTGCACCAAATTTACAGGCTGGAAACTCTCTCGTGTTCGCACATGGATTTAATGTTCACTTTGATCAAGTAAAACCACCAGCTAATGTAGATGTATTTCTAGTAGCGCCAAAAGGACCGGGGCATCTCGTACGCCGTACGTTCGCCGAGGGAGGGGCTGTTCCTGCATTATTTGCAGTATATCAAGATGCAACAGGAGTTGCGACTGAAAAAGCACTTTCTTATGCTGACGGAATTGGAGCAACGAGAGCTGGTGTACTAGAAACGACGTTTAAAGAAGAAACAGAAACAGATTTATTTGGAGAGCAAGCTGTGCTTTGCGGCGGAGTGACTGCACTTGTAAAAGCAGGGTTTGAAACGTTAGTTGATGCGGGGTATCAGCCTGAACTTGCATATTTTGAATGTTTACATGAACTGAAGCTAATCGTTGACCTTATGTACGAAGGTGGACTTGAAAATATGAGATATTCAGTTTCAGATACAGCGCAGTGGGGAGACTTCGTATCAGGACCACGCGTTGTTACTGAAGATACGAAGAAAGCGATGGGTACAGTGCTAGCAGAAATTCAAGATGGTACATTTGCAAGAGGTTGGATTGCAGAGCATAAAGCAGGAAGACCGAATTTCCATGCGACAAATGAGAAAGAGAATGAACATGAAATCGAAGTAGTTGGACGTAAATTACGTGAAATGATGCCTTTCGTACAGCCGCGAGTAAAGGTAGGGATTAAATAA
- the leuA gene encoding 2-isopropylmalate synthase, translated as MKKILFMDTTLRDGEQSPGVNLNEQEKLQIARQLERLGIHVMEAGFAAASEGDFQSVKRIANTIQNATVMSLARAKESDIRRAYEAVKGAVSPRLHVFLATSDIHMKYKLCMSKEDVLNSIHRSVTLGKSLFPTVQFSAEDATRTSRAFLAEAVEIAIRAGANVINIPDTVGYTNPEEYYSLFKYLQESVPSYEKAIFSCHCHDDLGMAVANSLAAVEGGALQVEGTINGIGERAGNAALEEVAVALHIRKDFYKAEPSMTLKEIKATSTLVSRLTGMVVPKNKAIVGANAFAHESGIHQDGVLKEVTTYEIIEPALVGESQNLFVLGKHSGRHAFTEKMKELGYEFTNEERDTVFEAFKKLADRKKEITEEDLRALMLGEAAFAAQQYNITQLQVHFVSNSTQCATVVLKDEEGNVYEDAATGSGSIEAIYNAIQRILGLECALADYRIQSITQGQDALAHVHVELKEGSHQISGFGVAQDVLEASARAYVHAAGKLKSLIALVK; from the coding sequence ATGAAGAAGATTTTGTTCATGGATACGACGCTACGTGATGGCGAACAATCACCAGGAGTGAATTTAAATGAACAAGAGAAATTACAAATTGCTAGACAATTAGAGAGGCTTGGTATTCATGTAATGGAAGCTGGATTCGCGGCAGCTTCCGAAGGAGACTTCCAATCGGTAAAGCGCATTGCGAATACAATTCAAAATGCTACGGTTATGAGTTTAGCTAGAGCGAAAGAAAGTGACATTCGAAGAGCATATGAAGCTGTGAAAGGTGCTGTATCTCCTCGTCTACACGTATTTCTAGCTACGAGTGATATTCATATGAAATATAAACTTTGTATGTCAAAAGAAGATGTGTTAAATAGTATTCATCGCTCGGTTACGCTCGGGAAATCATTATTTCCGACAGTACAATTTTCTGCAGAAGATGCGACAAGAACATCGAGAGCATTTTTAGCTGAAGCAGTAGAAATTGCGATTCGCGCAGGAGCGAATGTAATTAATATTCCGGATACAGTTGGATATACGAATCCGGAAGAGTATTATTCTCTTTTTAAATACTTACAAGAATCCGTTCCTTCATATGAAAAAGCAATTTTTTCTTGTCATTGTCACGATGATCTTGGGATGGCAGTAGCAAATTCGCTAGCCGCAGTTGAAGGGGGAGCACTGCAAGTAGAAGGAACGATTAATGGCATTGGAGAAAGAGCAGGGAATGCGGCGTTAGAAGAAGTCGCAGTTGCTCTTCATATTAGAAAAGATTTCTATAAAGCAGAGCCTTCGATGACTTTAAAAGAAATTAAGGCGACGAGTACATTGGTAAGCAGATTAACAGGTATGGTGGTGCCGAAAAATAAAGCGATTGTTGGAGCGAATGCATTCGCTCATGAATCAGGAATTCATCAAGATGGTGTATTAAAAGAAGTGACAACATATGAAATTATTGAACCAGCACTAGTAGGCGAATCTCAAAACCTATTTGTACTTGGAAAACATTCTGGGCGTCATGCGTTTACAGAAAAAATGAAAGAACTTGGCTATGAATTTACAAACGAAGAGCGGGATACAGTATTTGAAGCATTTAAAAAATTAGCTGATCGTAAAAAGGAAATTACTGAAGAAGATTTACGCGCACTTATGCTTGGTGAAGCAGCATTTGCAGCCCAGCAATATAACATTACGCAATTACAAGTACATTTCGTATCAAATAGTACACAATGCGCGACAGTTGTACTAAAAGATGAGGAAGGAAATGTATATGAAGATGCAGCTACTGGCTCTGGTAGTATTGAAGCGATTTATAATGCAATCCAAAGAATTTTAGGATTAGAATGTGCATTGGCGGATTATCGCATACAATCTATTACACAAGGTCAAGATGCACTTGCTCATGTTCATGTTGAATTAAAAGAAGGTAGTCACCAAATATCAGGTTTCGGAGTTGCGCAAGACGTATTGGAAGCGTCGGCGAGAGCTTATGTCCATGCAGCAGGGAAATTAAAATCTCTTATAGCGCTTGTGAAATAA
- the leuB gene encoding 3-isopropylmalate dehydrogenase, translated as MEKRIVCLAGDGVGPEVMESAKEVLHMVERLYGHHFHLQDEYFGGVAIDLTGQPLPQRTLAACLASDAVLLGAVGGPRWDSAKERPEKGLLALRKGLGVFANVRPVTVESATAHLSPLKNADEIDFVVVRELTGGIYFSYPKERTEEVATDTLTYHRHEIERIVSYAFQLANKRKKKVTSIDKANVLESSKLWRTVTEEVALRYPNVEVEHILVDAAAMELIRNPGRFDVIVTENLFGDILSDEASVLAGSLGMLPSASHAEKGPSLYEPIHGSAPDIAGKNKANPIAMMRSVAMLLGQSFGLTREGYAIEEAVSAVLKSGKCTADIGGTETTTSFTKAVIQEMEEQALVGRGR; from the coding sequence ATGGAAAAACGTATCGTTTGTTTAGCTGGTGATGGTGTTGGTCCAGAAGTAATGGAAAGTGCGAAGGAAGTATTGCATATGGTAGAAAGGCTATATGGACATCATTTTCATTTGCAAGATGAGTATTTTGGTGGTGTCGCTATCGATTTAACTGGGCAACCATTACCACAGCGAACACTTGCCGCCTGTTTAGCGAGTGATGCGGTTTTGCTTGGAGCAGTAGGTGGACCAAGGTGGGATAGTGCGAAAGAAAGGCCTGAGAAAGGATTATTAGCATTAAGAAAAGGACTAGGTGTATTTGCGAATGTTCGCCCTGTAACGGTAGAAAGTGCAACTGCACATTTATCACCATTAAAAAACGCTGATGAAATTGATTTCGTTGTCGTTCGTGAATTAACAGGCGGAATTTATTTTTCTTATCCGAAAGAGCGAACGGAAGAAGTGGCGACAGATACACTTACGTATCATCGCCATGAAATTGAACGTATCGTTTCGTATGCTTTTCAATTAGCGAATAAGCGGAAGAAAAAAGTAACATCTATTGATAAAGCGAATGTTTTAGAGTCTAGTAAATTATGGAGAACTGTGACAGAAGAAGTAGCACTTCGCTACCCGAATGTGGAAGTAGAACACATTTTAGTAGATGCAGCAGCTATGGAATTAATTCGGAATCCAGGAAGATTTGACGTTATTGTAACGGAAAATTTATTTGGTGATATTTTAAGTGATGAGGCTTCAGTATTAGCTGGATCATTAGGAATGCTTCCATCAGCAAGTCACGCTGAAAAGGGGCCTTCATTATACGAGCCTATTCACGGATCAGCACCGGATATTGCGGGGAAAAATAAGGCAAATCCAATTGCGATGATGCGTTCTGTTGCAATGCTGCTTGGGCAATCGTTCGGATTAACGAGAGAAGGCTATGCAATTGAAGAAGCAGTTTCTGCAGTCCTTAAATCAGGAAAATGTACAGCAGATATCGGGGGGACTGAAACGACAACTTCATTTACAAAGGCAGTTATTCAAGAAATGGAAGAGCAAGCGTTAGTAGGGAGAGGAAGATAA
- the leuC gene encoding 3-isopropylmalate dehydratase large subunit gives MAKRLLDKLWERHVVATNENGLDLLYIDLHLVHEVTSPQAFEGLRLTNRTVRRPDLTFATMDHNIPTKDVWNITDRIAKQQLDTLRENCKQFQVPLADIGDEEQGIVHVIGPELGLTQPGKTIVCGDSHTATHGAFGALAFGIGTSEVEHVLATQTLWQRKPKAMGIELKGKLPQGVYAKDIILHLLSKYGVAVGTGYVMEFYGEAIHAMGMEERMTLCNMAIEGGAKAGIIAPDEKTVAYVKGRKYAPKDYESIKKKWSELYTDLDAVYDLHILVDVADLAPYVTWGTNPSMGVRIDEKLPEKHDANDERAFSYMGLSPGQSTYDIPVQHVFIGSCTNSRLSDLEIAASVVKGKKVKEGVRALVVPGSQRVREAAMHKGLHRIFEEAGFEWREPGCSMCLGMNPDQVPEGEHCASTSNRNFEGRQGKGARTHLVSPAMAAAAALYGHFVDIRKESYDGAISYS, from the coding sequence ATGGCGAAAAGGTTACTAGATAAGCTTTGGGAAAGACATGTAGTTGCGACTAATGAAAATGGATTGGATTTATTATATATCGATCTACATCTTGTTCATGAAGTAACGTCACCGCAAGCCTTTGAAGGCTTGCGGCTTACAAATCGAACAGTCCGCAGACCAGATTTAACATTTGCAACGATGGATCATAATATTCCAACGAAAGATGTTTGGAATATTACCGACCGCATTGCGAAGCAGCAACTAGATACACTTCGGGAAAACTGTAAACAATTTCAGGTGCCATTAGCGGATATCGGAGATGAAGAGCAAGGGATTGTTCATGTTATAGGACCAGAACTTGGACTCACACAGCCAGGAAAAACGATTGTTTGTGGTGATAGTCATACAGCAACACACGGTGCTTTTGGCGCACTAGCGTTTGGTATTGGTACGAGTGAAGTGGAACATGTATTGGCAACGCAAACGTTATGGCAACGAAAGCCGAAAGCGATGGGCATTGAGTTAAAAGGAAAGTTACCGCAAGGTGTTTATGCGAAAGATATTATTTTACACCTTCTTTCAAAGTACGGAGTAGCAGTTGGAACAGGTTACGTAATGGAATTTTACGGAGAGGCCATTCATGCTATGGGTATGGAAGAGAGGATGACGCTTTGCAATATGGCAATTGAAGGGGGAGCAAAGGCTGGCATTATTGCACCAGATGAAAAAACAGTTGCTTACGTAAAAGGGCGTAAATATGCACCGAAAGACTATGAATCTATTAAGAAAAAATGGTCAGAACTTTATACAGATTTAGATGCAGTTTATGATTTACATATTCTAGTAGATGTTGCGGATTTAGCGCCGTACGTTACGTGGGGAACAAATCCTAGTATGGGTGTTCGGATCGATGAGAAATTGCCAGAAAAGCATGATGCAAATGACGAAAGAGCGTTTTCTTATATGGGATTGAGTCCCGGACAAAGTACGTATGACATTCCAGTTCAACATGTTTTCATTGGATCTTGTACAAATTCCAGGCTTTCTGACTTAGAAATTGCTGCATCTGTCGTGAAAGGTAAAAAAGTAAAAGAAGGTGTGCGAGCACTTGTTGTACCTGGATCTCAAAGGGTAAGAGAAGCGGCGATGCATAAAGGATTACATCGCATATTTGAAGAAGCTGGATTTGAATGGAGAGAGCCCGGATGCTCAATGTGTCTAGGTATGAATCCAGATCAAGTGCCTGAAGGAGAACATTGTGCCTCTACGTCAAATCGCAATTTTGAAGGAAGACAAGGAAAGGGAGCACGAACGCATTTAGTTAGCCCGGCAATGGCGGCAGCGGCTGCGTTATATGGTCATTTTGTTGATATTAGAAAGGAGAGTTATGATGGAGCCATTTCGTATTCATAA
- the leuD gene encoding 3-isopropylmalate dehydratase small subunit, with amino-acid sequence MEPFRIHKGTAAVLMNDNIDTDQIIPKQYLKRIERTGFGMFLFDEWRYDNNRQENPNFPLNAQERKGASILITGDNFGCGSSREHAPWALADYGFRVIIAGGFADIFYMNCMKNGMLPIVMDKDMREQLAKTDAREQIIVDLENEIMTTNTHRFHFTIEKMWKEKLLNGLDEISITMQYEKEIKEYERKVAVY; translated from the coding sequence ATGGAGCCATTTCGTATTCATAAAGGTACTGCCGCAGTACTGATGAATGATAACATTGATACAGATCAAATTATTCCGAAGCAATATTTAAAGAGAATTGAAAGAACTGGGTTTGGAATGTTTTTATTTGATGAGTGGCGATATGATAATAATCGCCAAGAAAACCCTAATTTCCCGCTGAATGCACAAGAAAGAAAAGGAGCCAGCATATTAATCACAGGTGATAATTTTGGATGTGGCTCGTCTAGAGAACATGCTCCGTGGGCGCTTGCTGATTATGGTTTCCGCGTTATTATCGCTGGAGGATTTGCCGATATCTTTTATATGAATTGTATGAAGAATGGCATGTTACCGATTGTAATGGATAAAGATATGCGTGAACAACTTGCTAAAACAGATGCGAGGGAACAAATCATAGTTGATTTAGAAAATGAAATAATGACAACGAATACGCATAGATTCCATTTTACAATCGAGAAAATGTGGAAAGAGAAGTTATTAAATGGTTTAGATGAAATTAGTATTACAATGCAATATGAAAAAGAAATAAAAGAGTATGAAAGAAAGGTAGCTGTATATTAA